From Planktothrix sp. FACHB-1365, the proteins below share one genomic window:
- the rlmN gene encoding 23S rRNA (adenine(2503)-C(2))-methyltransferase RlmN produces the protein MITVNSTSTPLLGSSLEQLTDWVQQQGQPAYRGKQLYDWIYQKGAKSLGEITVFPKQWRETVGNVEIGRSNIHYKAIAPDKTIKYLLKLADDQIIETVGIPTEKRLTVCVSSQVGCPMACDFCATGKGGFTRNLEAYEIIDQVLTVQEDFQRRVSHIVFMGMGEPLLNINNVVAAIKSLNQDVGIGQRMMTVSTVGLRGKIRELAEYDLQVTLAVSLHASYQNIREELIPSAKTYPLSQLFAECRDYVKLTGRRISFEYILLAGLNDLPEHAIELASQLRGFQSHVNLIPYNPIQEVDYKRPDTQRINQFMDILKQRNIAVSVRYSRGLEADAACGQLRASKV, from the coding sequence ATGATCACTGTAAACTCGACATCAACTCCCCTATTAGGGTCATCTTTAGAACAACTCACCGACTGGGTACAACAACAGGGACAACCTGCTTATCGAGGTAAGCAATTATATGATTGGATTTATCAGAAAGGGGCGAAATCTTTAGGAGAAATTACCGTATTTCCGAAACAATGGCGCGAGACCGTTGGTAATGTTGAGATTGGTCGATCTAATATTCATTATAAAGCGATCGCTCCCGATAAAACCATTAAATATTTATTAAAATTAGCCGATGATCAAATTATTGAAACCGTTGGAATTCCCACCGAAAAACGCTTAACAGTTTGTGTATCTTCCCAAGTTGGTTGTCCGATGGCGTGCGATTTTTGTGCGACGGGAAAAGGCGGTTTTACCCGCAATTTAGAAGCCTATGAAATTATTGATCAAGTGTTAACCGTCCAGGAAGATTTTCAACGGCGAGTCAGTCATATTGTATTTATGGGAATGGGAGAACCCTTATTAAATATTAATAATGTCGTTGCGGCGATTAAATCCCTCAATCAAGATGTGGGAATTGGACAACGAATGATGACGGTTTCTACGGTGGGTTTACGAGGAAAAATTCGAGAATTAGCCGAGTATGATTTACAAGTCACATTAGCCGTTAGTTTACACGCTTCCTATCAAAATATTCGAGAAGAATTAATCCCCAGCGCCAAAACCTATCCCCTATCTCAATTATTTGCTGAATGTCGAGACTATGTAAAATTAACCGGAAGAAGAATCAGTTTTGAATATATTCTCTTAGCGGGATTAAATGATTTACCCGAACACGCTATTGAATTAGCGAGTCAATTAAGAGGGTTTCAAAGTCATGTTAATTTAATTCCCTATAACCCCATTCAAGAAGTTGACTATAAACGACCGGATACCCAACGAATTAATCAGTTTATGGATATCCTAAAACAGCGTAATATAGCGGTGAGCGTGCGTTATTCCAGAGGCTTAGAAGCAGATGCAGCTTGTGGACAATTACGCGCTTCTAAGGTGTAA
- a CDS encoding helicase-related protein produces the protein MSHKLGIELGRVFEIGFNLGILTYFKQTQLKQSYGDIYRTPLSQLYLYQISQKLANENCILDQADRNTIAIWVKLFLQKGWTSGVSFIREYREATGWRYPQEIEILYFQCDFYNNNCFNLIEKSEADAYREILETQGFKNVDISRYKQTGEFLKADTLLLTRCFDEYRILVVDLSTFTTSAIYSIQNIKNIETLKDLLKQELNYIRSKSRFCGLEIDTGSSENYKVYSQKLERYFSAFATKDKEAVKVIQACSYAWSFYQFLLDEQYLKSDDPVKFNCFGYSDRLINGISLNTDEKPGKESLNILKTCHKIYQNKGNSEIRENRKKVLKVIQSNAARSFKNGGEFVDQILQAKPNVITAIHHQEVLNVAESDFFNTADQISNSLQRSLNLTQSNLSLRDAHAALIQRSLSDPIISYLFLTGNPGIGKTTAIANYILNHLEDGTLLFYVSPRIQVNRDIVEKFRDPSTQKLKSDQIICLNTNAMILKGQKGGCAVEYDYNQLSEDFKRGKVEFLNAHLERDYHLNCSQRINQISEQLLEFKPRNQAGVLASLSEAIHTCLIHPDQFPNNIIATASIQSLKETKSGNTLEHLKGIFSSVYNSSKKPPGVIPEKMKALSQRLKNIFIMIDEITGSSEGVAFLHGIINFIKEYDLLNPDYGFNIKVITADASLTLKDVVESHLSDQNVQGDKIFVRQVSPTKEQCLWIDNFNFLNQYSATLINANSYPASQLTIDYQVLIHSVSDLENNEDDSTLINPMIDIIKSDILQRLNQNQGQIIVYIQNKEKLKKLIDLITKELPNFEVKEDYLEIHASLSEDEITNIQQFKDSVKVIFMTASASRGLSFPNTRFILVEIPGFQIEQNLMEIIQVIYRGRGGSLDQGEKFIKFYLSDKAIYFTPKVDQDDHPLSPADSQELAKISLQESCLSALNILIILKASIMTRIVGSGQIGFQHYVMIPIGGKWVKQGGDSFLGSMVTLYQEVVKESKKHRQDQRLKEIYQGLLNLLSAQKIEIYRPPVTSKTEQEVSYLSLGTEILSKLEKSLDQFLNLPPLEKTYVRGSLLIIPLSEKTVREINYIDLSRIFALESSNFIQQLRSLIKGNSPKQIKTLVPFALELAYNLIEVKGRSQQVMQTSKSCDRYYAFPIQTFLTFPELEEYFLSHHKLLPPTFQEILRHWVYSLASADNILPIDANYQNIPYVVFNTNSMDKLGKNLFNENQLFHSKEMNILNLILSQSD, from the coding sequence ATGAGTCATAAATTAGGAATAGAATTAGGTCGAGTCTTTGAAATTGGGTTTAACCTGGGGATTTTGACTTATTTTAAGCAAACTCAATTAAAACAATCCTACGGGGACATTTATCGAACTCCCCTCAGCCAATTATATTTATATCAAATCAGTCAAAAACTTGCAAATGAAAATTGTATTTTAGATCAAGCGGATCGAAATACAATTGCGATTTGGGTGAAACTGTTTTTACAAAAAGGCTGGACATCAGGAGTCAGTTTTATTCGAGAATATCGAGAAGCAACGGGATGGAGATATCCGCAAGAAATCGAGATTCTCTATTTTCAATGTGATTTTTATAATAATAACTGCTTTAATCTGATTGAAAAAAGTGAAGCCGATGCTTATCGAGAAATTTTAGAAACTCAAGGGTTTAAAAATGTTGATATTTCTCGATATAAACAGACTGGGGAATTTTTAAAAGCCGATACCTTATTATTAACACGTTGTTTTGACGAATATCGAATTTTAGTGGTAGATTTGTCCACGTTTACGACTTCCGCTATTTATTCCATTCAAAATATTAAAAATATTGAGACCCTCAAAGATCTCTTAAAACAAGAGTTAAACTATATTCGATCTAAATCTCGGTTTTGTGGATTGGAAATTGATACGGGATCGTCGGAAAATTACAAGGTTTATTCTCAAAAACTAGAACGCTATTTTTCTGCTTTTGCGACGAAGGATAAAGAAGCTGTGAAAGTCATTCAAGCTTGTAGTTATGCTTGGAGTTTTTATCAGTTTCTCTTAGACGAACAGTATTTAAAATCGGATGATCCGGTCAAATTTAATTGTTTTGGATATAGCGATCGCCTGATTAATGGAATTTCTTTAAATACGGATGAAAAACCAGGTAAAGAATCCTTAAATATTTTAAAAACCTGTCATAAAATTTATCAAAATAAAGGAAATTCAGAAATTAGAGAAAACCGCAAAAAGGTGTTAAAGGTGATTCAGAGTAACGCCGCCAGAAGCTTTAAAAATGGAGGTGAATTTGTTGATCAAATTCTTCAAGCAAAACCTAATGTGATTACAGCCATTCATCATCAAGAAGTGTTAAATGTGGCGGAATCAGATTTTTTTAATACCGCCGATCAGATTTCTAATTCGTTACAGCGATCGCTCAATTTAACTCAATCTAACTTATCGTTAAGAGATGCTCATGCGGCGTTAATTCAGCGATCGCTTTCTGACCCAATAATCTCTTATTTATTCCTCACAGGAAACCCAGGAATCGGTAAAACTACTGCTATTGCTAACTATATTTTAAACCATTTAGAAGACGGAACACTATTATTTTATGTCAGTCCTCGGATTCAAGTCAATCGGGATATTGTGGAAAAATTTAGAGACCCTTCAACCCAAAAGTTAAAATCTGATCAGATTATTTGTTTAAATACCAATGCGATGATTTTAAAGGGACAAAAAGGCGGTTGTGCGGTTGAATATGATTATAATCAATTATCGGAAGATTTCAAACGCGGAAAAGTTGAATTTTTAAATGCTCATTTAGAACGAGACTATCATTTAAATTGTTCTCAGAGAATTAATCAAATTTCTGAACAGCTATTAGAATTTAAACCGCGAAATCAAGCAGGCGTTTTAGCGAGTTTATCGGAAGCCATTCATACTTGTTTAATTCATCCCGATCAATTTCCCAATAATATCATTGCGACCGCATCAATTCAATCGTTAAAAGAAACAAAATCAGGAAATACCTTAGAACATTTAAAGGGAATTTTTAGCAGTGTTTATAATTCTTCTAAAAAACCCCCTGGTGTGATTCCTGAAAAAATGAAAGCACTTTCCCAACGGTTAAAAAATATTTTTATTATGATTGATGAAATTACCGGATCATCGGAAGGGGTTGCTTTTTTACATGGAATTATAAATTTTATTAAGGAATATGACTTATTAAATCCTGACTATGGGTTTAATATCAAAGTGATTACTGCGGATGCTTCTTTAACCTTAAAGGATGTGGTTGAAAGTCATTTATCCGATCAAAATGTCCAAGGAGATAAAATTTTTGTCCGACAGGTTTCCCCTACCAAAGAACAGTGTTTATGGATCGATAACTTTAATTTTTTAAATCAATATTCAGCAACTTTAATTAATGCAAATTCCTATCCCGCTTCTCAACTAACAATAGATTATCAGGTTTTGATTCACTCAGTCAGTGACCTAGAAAATAACGAAGATGATTCAACGTTAATTAACCCAATGATTGATATCATTAAAAGTGATATTTTGCAACGGTTAAATCAAAACCAAGGTCAAATTATTGTTTATATTCAAAATAAGGAAAAACTTAAAAAACTCATTGATCTAATTACCAAGGAACTCCCTAACTTTGAGGTAAAAGAAGATTACTTAGAAATCCATGCGAGTCTTTCCGAAGATGAAATCACCAATATTCAACAATTCAAGGATAGCGTTAAGGTTATTTTTATGACGGCTTCCGCATCTCGCGGTTTATCCTTCCCGAATACACGATTTATTTTAGTGGAAATTCCAGGGTTTCAAATTGAACAAAATTTAATGGAAATTATTCAAGTGATCTATAGAGGTCGTGGGGGAAGTTTAGATCAAGGGGAAAAATTTATTAAGTTTTATCTATCAGATAAAGCCATCTATTTTACCCCTAAAGTTGATCAAGATGATCACCCTTTATCTCCAGCAGACTCTCAGGAATTAGCTAAAATTTCTTTACAAGAATCTTGTTTAAGTGCGTTGAATATTCTGATTATTTTAAAAGCATCAATTATGACTAGAATTGTGGGATCGGGTCAAATTGGATTTCAACATTATGTGATGATTCCCATTGGAGGAAAGTGGGTGAAACAAGGAGGGGATAGTTTTTTGGGCTCAATGGTAACTTTATATCAGGAAGTTGTAAAAGAATCTAAAAAGCATCGTCAAGATCAACGTTTAAAGGAGATTTACCAAGGGTTATTAAATTTATTATCTGCTCAAAAAATAGAAATTTATCGTCCTCCTGTCACCTCTAAAACTGAACAGGAAGTATCTTATTTATCTTTGGGAACGGAAATTTTATCTAAATTGGAAAAAAGTTTAGATCAATTTTTGAATCTTCCCCCCTTAGAAAAAACTTATGTGCGAGGAAGTTTATTGATTATTCCGTTATCGGAAAAAACGGTTAGGGAAATTAATTATATTGATTTATCTCGGATTTTTGCTTTAGAAAGTAGCAATTTTATTCAACAATTGCGGAGTTTAATAAAGGGAAATTCCCCCAAACAAATTAAGACACTTGTTCCTTTTGCTTTGGAATTAGCTTATAATTTAATAGAGGTTAAAGGGCGATCTCAACAAGTTATGCAAACTTCTAAAAGTTGCGATCGCTATTATGCGTTTCCCATTCAAACTTTTTTAACCTTTCCTGAATTAGAGGAATATTTTTTAAGTCATCACAAGTTGTTACCTCCCACCTTTCAGGAAATTCTAAGACACTGGGTTTATTCTCTCGCTTCTGCGGATAATATCTTACCCATTGATGCTAATTATCAAAATATTCCTTATGTTGTGTTTAATACAAACTCAATGGATAAACTCGGTAAAAATTTGTTTAACGAAAATCAACTGTTTCACTCTAAGGAAATGAATATTTTAAACTTAATTCTGTCTCAAAGTGATTAA
- a CDS encoding sulfite exporter TauE/SafE family protein, translated as MENLLTFFPLSILILVFFLTGIISVVTGCTSLITVPVMLQMGIEPDIAIATNMLALTFLSLGGTIPFIKEKKLNTQRLPSLIFLTILGSILGAFLVFTISKNTLSLIISLLMVAIAIFVFLNPQTGIKPHPEPASKLSENLGYLGTFLLGIYGGFFSGGYVTLLTASYVMLFHQTFIEAVATTKVINIFSSLVATLIFTTHGIVNYPLGIVLSLTMFMGGILGAKIALNMSNLWIKRLFMLTVLGLAIKTFFSALS; from the coding sequence ATGGAGAATTTACTCACTTTCTTTCCTTTATCCATTCTAATTTTAGTCTTTTTCTTGACCGGAATTATTAGTGTGGTCACGGGTTGTACGTCTTTAATTACTGTCCCTGTAATGTTACAAATGGGAATAGAACCCGACATTGCGATCGCTACTAATATGTTAGCATTAACCTTTCTAAGTTTAGGGGGAACTATCCCCTTTATCAAAGAGAAAAAACTGAATACTCAGCGTTTACCGAGTTTAATTTTTTTAACAATATTAGGTTCAATTTTAGGAGCTTTTTTAGTTTTTACAATTTCTAAAAATACCCTATCGTTGATCATTTCTTTGTTGATGGTGGCGATCGCAATTTTTGTATTTTTAAATCCCCAAACCGGAATTAAACCTCATCCAGAACCTGCTTCAAAGTTATCAGAAAACTTAGGATATCTAGGAACATTTTTATTAGGAATTTATGGAGGCTTTTTTAGTGGGGGTTATGTCACCCTACTAACGGCGAGTTATGTCATGCTATTTCATCAAACCTTTATTGAAGCAGTGGCGACGACAAAAGTAATTAATATCTTTTCATCCTTAGTGGCTACTTTAATTTTTACCACCCACGGAATTGTTAATTATCCCTTGGGAATTGTCCTCAGTTTAACAATGTTTATGGGAGGAATATTAGGGGCAAAAATTGCCCTTAATATGAGTAATCTTTGGATTAAACGACTGTTTATGTTGACCGTTTTAGGGTTAGCCATTAAAACCTTTTTTTCGGCTCTTTCCTAA
- the hslO gene encoding Hsp33 family molecular chaperone HslO has product MADQLIRATAADGGIRAVGIITTRLTEEARQRHKLSYVATAALGRTMAAGLLLASNMKRAESRVNIRIKGDGPLGGILVDAGLNGTVRGYVDNPEVELPPNSMGKLDVGGAVGAQGYVRVVRDVGYGYPYTSTVELISGEIGDDITHYLATSEQTPSALVLGVFVDKEGVQAAGGLLLQILPKAAIDEELVAKLESRVQSLSGFTPLLRAHKTLPDIFEELLGDMGLVILPESQLVRFDCNCSFERALGALKMFGTEELQDMIEKDNGAEAKCEFCGEMYQATSDHLAQLIEDLQMKPEPQDVRKNSILF; this is encoded by the coding sequence ATGGCAGATCAACTAATTCGGGCAACAGCCGCAGATGGGGGAATTCGGGCAGTCGGCATCATTACCACCCGTTTGACGGAAGAAGCAAGACAACGACATAAACTGTCTTATGTGGCAACAGCAGCGTTAGGGCGAACCATGGCAGCCGGATTACTGTTAGCATCGAATATGAAACGGGCAGAATCCAGAGTCAACATCCGCATCAAAGGCGATGGCCCCTTGGGGGGAATCTTGGTAGATGCGGGGTTAAATGGAACGGTACGGGGGTATGTGGATAATCCAGAGGTGGAACTTCCTCCTAATTCTATGGGAAAATTAGATGTCGGGGGCGCAGTGGGTGCTCAAGGCTATGTGCGAGTCGTGCGAGATGTGGGTTATGGCTATCCTTACACCAGCACCGTTGAATTAATTTCGGGTGAAATTGGCGATGATATTACCCATTATTTAGCAACCTCTGAACAAACTCCGTCGGCTTTAGTCTTAGGGGTATTTGTTGATAAAGAAGGAGTGCAAGCTGCGGGAGGATTATTATTACAAATCTTACCGAAAGCGGCTATCGATGAAGAGTTGGTGGCTAAATTAGAATCCCGTGTACAAAGCTTATCGGGGTTTACTCCCTTGTTAAGAGCCCATAAAACCTTACCTGATATTTTTGAAGAATTATTAGGAGATATGGGATTAGTGATTTTACCTGAATCCCAACTGGTTCGATTTGATTGTAATTGTTCCTTTGAACGGGCATTAGGAGCCTTAAAAATGTTTGGAACTGAAGAACTCCAAGATATGATTGAAAAAGACAATGGTGCAGAAGCAAAATGTGAATTTTGTGGGGAAATGTACCAGGCAACATCTGACCATCTCGCCCAACTGATTGAAGATTTACAAATGAAACCTGAACCTCAAGACGTGCGAAAAAATTCAATTTTATTTTAA
- a CDS encoding late competence development ComFB family protein, translating into MKTIHQDEPVFGCRNAMEELVLEELERQFRNLPPELVQSINSIDVLTYALNRLPPLYASTEEGYEWQQQQARKSMKGFIYRMVKLSIKVSQRKAKVFSEPLRIYPQSAWQNLQLLSENS; encoded by the coding sequence ATGAAAACTATTCACCAGGATGAGCCAGTATTCGGTTGCCGAAATGCCATGGAAGAATTAGTCCTTGAAGAACTTGAACGCCAATTCCGCAATTTACCACCAGAACTGGTTCAATCCATTAATTCTATAGACGTATTAACCTATGCACTCAATCGTCTACCACCTCTATACGCTTCTACAGAAGAGGGATATGAATGGCAACAGCAACAAGCTCGAAAATCAATGAAAGGGTTTATTTATCGGATGGTTAAATTAAGTATCAAAGTTTCTCAGCGAAAAGCTAAAGTGTTTTCTGAACCCTTAAGAATTTATCCCCAATCAGCTTGGCAAAACTTGCAATTGTTGTCAGAAAATAGTTAA